The following proteins are co-located in the Triticum aestivum cultivar Chinese Spring chromosome 1A, IWGSC CS RefSeq v2.1, whole genome shotgun sequence genome:
- the LOC123071107 gene encoding beta-galactosidase 1, with protein MERAPLLPLLLLLLAAAALGVSGTEVAYNDRALVIDGERRIVISGSIHYPRSTPEMWPDLIRKAKEGGLDAIETYVFWNGHEPRRREYNFEGSYDIVRFFKEIQDAGMYAILRIGPYICGEWNYGGLPAWLREISGMQFRMHNHPFEREMETFTTLIVDKLKEAKMFAGQGGPIILSQIENEYGNIMGKLNNNESASEYIHWCAAMANKQNVGVPWIMCQQDDDVPPNVINTCNGFYCHDWFPKRTDIPKMWTENWTGWFKAWDKPDFHRSAEDVAFSVAMFFQKRGSLQNYYMYHGGTNFGRTSGGPYITTSYDYDAPLDEYGNIRQPKYGHLKDLHNVLKSMEKILLHGDYKDTNMSSTNVTVTKYTLDNSSACFISNKFDDREVNVTLDTGATHVVPAWSVSILPDCKTVAYNSAKIKTQTSVMVKRPEVETVREGLAWSWMPENLQPFMTDEKGNFRKNELLEQIATSGDQSDYLWYRTSFEHKGEASYKLHVNTTGHELYAFVNGKLVGKQHSPNGGFVFQMETPVKLHAGKNYISLLSATIGLKNYGALFEMMPAGIVGGPVKLVDTVTNTTAYDLSNSSWSYKAGLAGEYRETHLDKADDRSQWSGGLNGTIPVHRPFTWYKATFEAPAGEEPVVADLLGLGKGVVWVNGNNLGRYWPSYVAADMGGCKQCDYRGTFKAEGDGLKCLTGCNEPSQRFYHVPRSFLKAGEPNTMVLFEEAGGDPTRVNFHTVAVGAACAEAAEVGDQVALACSHARTISSVDVASLGVARGKCGAYEGGCESKAALAAFTAACLGKESCAVRHTEEFRAGCDSGVLTVQATC; from the exons ATGGAGCGcgcgccgctgctgccgctgctgctgctgctgcttgccgcTGCCGCCCTCGGCGTGAGCGGCACGGAGGTCGCGTACAACGACCGGGCGCTGGTCATCGACGGCGAGCGCCGCATCGTCATCTCCGGCTCCATCCACTACCCCAGGAGCACGCCGGAG ATGTGGCCGGATCTGATCAGGAAGGCCAAGGAGGGCGGGCTTGACGCCATCGAGACGTACGTCTTCTGGAACGGCCACGAGCCGCGCCGCCGGGAGTACAACTTCGAGGGCAGCTACGACATTGTGCGCTTCTTCAAGGAGATCCAGGACGCCGGCATGTACGCCATCCTCCGCATCGGCCCCTACATCTGCGGCGAGTGGAACTACGGCGGCCTGCCGGCCTGGCTGCGCGAGATCTCCGGCATGCAGTTCCGGATGCACAACCACCCCTTCGAG CGAGAAATGGAGACCTTCACGACCCTCATCGTCGACAAGCTCAAGGAGGCCAAGATGTTCGCCGGTCAGGGAGGCCCCATCATCCTCTCCCAG ATCGAGAACGAGTACGGCAACATCATGGGCAAGCTCAACAACAACGAGTCCGCGTCCGAGTACATCCACTGGTGCGCCGCCATGGCCAACAAGCAGAACGTCGGCGTGCCGTGGATCATGTGCCAGCAGGACGACGACGTCCCGCCCAACGTG ATCAACACCTGCAACGGGTTCTACTGCCACGACTGGTTCCCCAAGAGGACCGACATCCCCAAGATGTGGACTGAGAACTGGACTGGCTG GTTCAAAGCATGGGATAAGCCAGATTTCCACCGGTCAGCCGAGGACGTTGCCTTCTCCGTCGCCATGTTCTTCCAGAAGCGTGGATCGCTCCAGAACTACTACATG TACCACGGTGGCACAAACTTTGGCCGCACCTCAGGTGGCCCCTACATCACAACCAGCTATGACTACGACGCCCCTCTTGATGAATATG GCAACATCAGGCAGCCAAAATATGGGCACCTCAAGGACCTCCACAATGTCCTGAAATCCATGGAGAAGATCTTGCTCCATGGCGACTACAAGGACACCAACATGAGCAGCACCAATGTCACG GTGACCAAGTACACGCTGGACAACTCCTCCGCCTGCTTCATCAGCAACAAATTTGACGACAGGGAGGTCAACGTGACCCTCGACACAGGTGCCACCCACGTCGTGCCTGCATGGTCCGTGAGCATCCTGCCCGACTGCAAGACCGTCGCGTACAACAGCGCCAAGATCAAGACGCAGACTTCGGTGATGGTGAAGAGGCCGGAGGTGGAAACGGTGAGGGAGGGCCTGGCCTGGTCGTGGATGCCCGAGAACCTCCAGCCTTTCATGACTGATGAAAAGGGCAACTTCAGGAAGAACGAGCTGCTCGAGCAGATCGCCACGTCCGGCGACCAGAGCGACTACCTATGGTACAGGACAAG CTTTGAGCACAAGGGAGAAGCGAGCTACAAGTTGCACGTAAACACGACAGGGCATGAGCTTTACGCTTTCGTCAATGGCAAGCTTGTTG GGAAGCAGCACTCTCCTAATGGTGGATTCGTCTTCCAGATGGAGACGCCCGTGAAGCTCCACGCGGGGAAGAACTACATCTCCCTCCTCAGCGCCACCATCGGCCTCAAGAACTACGGCGCTCTGTTCGAGATGATGCCCGCCGGTATCGTGGGAGGCCCGGTGAAGCTCGTCGACACCGTCACCAACACCACCGCCTACGACCTCTCCAACAGCTCCTGGTCCTACAAGGCCGGCCTCGCCGGCGAGTACAGGGAGACCCACCTCGACAAGGCCGACGACCGCAGCCAATGGAGCGGAGGCCTCAACGGCACCATCCCGGTGCACCGCCCATTCACGTGGTACAAGGCCACGTTCGAGGCGCCCGCCGGCGAGGAGCCGGTCGTGGCGGACCTGCTCGGGCTCGGCAAGGGCGTGGTGTGGGTCAACGGCAACAACCTGGGCCGCTACTGGCCATCCTACGTCGCCGCTGACATGGGTGGCTGCAAGCAGTGCGACTACCGCGGCACGTTCAAGGCGGAGGGCGACGGGCTCAAGTGCCTCACCGGCTGCAACGAGCCGTCCCAGCGGTTCTACCACGTGCCACGGTCCTTCCTCAAGGCCGGCGAGCCCAACACGATGGTGCTGTtcgaggaggccggcggcgacccgaCTAGAGTGAACTTCCACaccgtggccgtgggcgcggcatGCGCCGAGGCCGCCGAGGTCGGCGACCAGGTGGCGCTGGCGTGCAGCCATGCCAGGACCATCTCGAGCGTGGACGTGGCCAGCCTCGGCGTGGCGCGCGGCAAGTGTGGCGCGTACGAGGGCGGCTGCGAGTCCAAGGCGGCGCTGGCGGCATTCACGGCGGCGTGCCTCGGCAAGGAGTCGTGCGCGGTGCGGCACACGGAGGAGTTCCGCGCCGGGTGTGACTCCGGCGTGCTCACCGTGCAGGCCACCTGCTGA